In Streptomyces nojiriensis, one genomic interval encodes:
- a CDS encoding phage holin family protein, which produces MGRGRWRTAGSALVRVLLVWAVSTLTMLALAGILPDFRLQSDDGDSITQIGLTAAWAAGAFGLLSALVWPVLVRALLLVPALVLGLLVFFLNGSLLLMAIGLIPDGRSEVAPETAVVVAAVMSAVASATSTALAVRDDEAYRRRLYRLADRRRRRQGRAGPSRAAEAPPGLLMLQLDGVGYGELRRACGRGLMPTVAGLLEGSHHARSWRTDWSSQTGASQLGILHGSNHDVPAFRWYEKDTGEVVVCNRPTSAAELQRRAIARTGDGGLLTLDGASRGNLFSGGADQLALVLSVSARRGRANRSRAGYFAYFSDPANAVRTAGSFVAEVVREVVQSLRARIRGDRPRVSRGGLYPLIRAFATVVERDVVVAAVIGDMLAGRSAVYADLVAYDEVAHHSGPHGRDTDRVLQRLDRSLALIARVAEHAPRRYRIVLLSDHGQSPGETFLGRYGLTLKDLVRAGCGLPVPRRAGRTRSGAEARAAVLAALHRPVEEGEEAHPGPGSDPVVLASGNLGLISFPDIPGRASRARVERAHPALLTTLANHPGVGFLLVDGVVLGRDGRAARLDVPGEAEELLAPFGPGAAQAVRRTDAFPHVADVMVNSAYDPETGEVHAFEEQIGSHGGLGGEQGHPFLMWPTDLSDPGEELAGAEAVHAVLRRWLREADGPQVPLAAPPAPPVEETRSGDGKSGSFPSAGVPARDEIR; this is translated from the coding sequence GTGGGGCGTGGACGGTGGCGGACCGCGGGCAGCGCCCTGGTGAGGGTGCTCCTGGTCTGGGCCGTGTCCACCCTCACGATGCTCGCGCTGGCCGGGATCCTGCCGGACTTCCGGCTCCAGTCCGACGACGGCGACAGCATCACGCAGATCGGGCTGACCGCCGCCTGGGCCGCCGGGGCCTTCGGTCTGCTGAGCGCGCTGGTCTGGCCGGTGCTCGTCCGGGCCCTGTTGCTGGTGCCCGCCCTGGTGCTGGGTCTGCTCGTCTTCTTCCTCAACGGCTCGCTCCTGCTGATGGCGATCGGCCTGATCCCGGACGGCCGCAGCGAGGTGGCTCCCGAGACCGCGGTGGTCGTCGCCGCCGTGATGTCCGCGGTGGCGTCGGCCACCTCCACCGCCCTGGCCGTACGCGACGACGAGGCCTACCGGCGCCGGCTCTACCGGCTCGCCGACCGGCGCCGCCGCAGGCAGGGCCGGGCGGGTCCGTCCCGGGCCGCCGAGGCCCCGCCGGGCCTGCTCATGCTCCAGCTGGACGGGGTGGGGTACGGGGAGTTGCGCCGCGCGTGCGGCCGCGGGCTGATGCCCACGGTCGCCGGCCTGCTGGAGGGCAGCCACCACGCCCGGTCCTGGCGTACGGACTGGTCGAGCCAGACCGGCGCCAGCCAGCTCGGGATCCTGCACGGCTCCAACCACGACGTGCCAGCCTTCCGCTGGTACGAGAAGGACACCGGCGAGGTGGTGGTCTGCAACCGGCCGACCAGCGCCGCCGAGCTCCAGCGACGGGCCATCGCGCGCACCGGGGACGGCGGACTGCTCACGCTGGACGGGGCGAGCCGGGGCAACCTGTTCAGCGGCGGCGCCGACCAGCTGGCGCTGGTGCTGTCGGTCTCGGCCCGGCGGGGTCGGGCCAACCGGTCCCGCGCGGGCTACTTCGCGTACTTCTCCGATCCGGCCAACGCCGTCCGTACGGCCGGGTCCTTCGTGGCCGAGGTGGTCCGGGAGGTCGTCCAGTCACTGCGGGCGCGGATCCGCGGGGACCGGCCCCGGGTGTCGCGCGGCGGGCTGTACCCGCTGATCCGGGCCTTCGCGACCGTGGTCGAACGGGACGTGGTCGTCGCGGCCGTGATCGGCGACATGCTCGCCGGGCGCTCCGCGGTCTACGCCGACCTGGTGGCCTACGACGAGGTCGCGCACCATTCGGGCCCGCACGGCCGGGACACCGACCGGGTGCTGCAGCGCCTGGACCGGAGCCTCGCGCTGATCGCCCGGGTCGCCGAGCACGCGCCGCGCCGGTACCGGATCGTGCTGCTCTCCGACCACGGCCAGAGCCCGGGGGAGACCTTCCTCGGCCGTTACGGGCTGACCCTCAAGGACCTGGTCCGGGCGGGCTGCGGGCTGCCGGTCCCGCGCCGGGCCGGCCGGACCCGCAGCGGGGCCGAGGCCCGGGCGGCCGTGCTCGCGGCGCTCCACCGGCCGGTGGAGGAGGGCGAGGAGGCGCACCCGGGGCCGGGCTCCGATCCGGTGGTGCTGGCCTCGGGCAACCTCGGCCTGATCTCCTTCCCGGACATCCCCGGCCGGGCGTCGCGGGCGCGCGTGGAGCGCGCGCACCCCGCCCTGCTGACCACCCTGGCGAACCATCCGGGTGTGGGATTCCTGCTGGTGGACGGGGTGGTGCTGGGCCGGGACGGAAGGGCGGCCCGGCTGGACGTCCCGGGGGAGGCCGAGGAGCTGCTGGCGCCCTTCGGCCCGGGCGCTGCGCAGGCCGTCCGCCGGACCGACGCCTTCCCGCACGTGGCGGACGTCATGGTCAACTCGGCGTACGACCCGGAGACGGGCGAGGTGCACGCCTTCGAGGAACAGATCGGCTCGCACGGCGGGCTGGGCGGGGAGCAGGGGCACCCGTTCCTGATGTGGCCCACCGATCTGTCGGACCCCGGGGAGGAACTGGCCGGCGCGGAGGCGGTGCACGCCGTGCTGCGGCGCTGGCTGCGGGAGGCGGACGGGCCGCAGGTACCGCTGGCGGCGCCCCCGGCCCCGCCGGTGGAGGAAACCCGGTCCGGGGACGGAAAGAGCGGAAGCTTTCCTTCCGCAGGGGTGCCCGCACGGGACGAAATCCGCTGA
- a CDS encoding amino acid permease produces MTSTATLPAEAAAPPEQGRAPHARRFGLPVATCLVMGNIIGGGIFLLPASVAPFGTISLVAFAVLTAGAIALALVFGRLAERHPQTGGPYVYARAAFGDFAGFLAAWSYWITAWVSNAALAVAAVGYLTVLFPAAGEHKWSMCLAALAVQWLPALSNLAGTRYVGAVQVVATVLKFAPLLLVAVGGLFFFDPANLGPFRATEQSAAGAVSASAAILLFSYLGVESATVSAGEVRDPARNVGRATVLGTVGAATVYLLGTVAVFGLVAHDRLVSSTAPFTDAVNAMFGGTWGGTVVACAAVVSMLGALNGWTLLSAQTPYAAAKDGLFPKAFERKKRGVPVVGVVVTVALASALTVYNYTAGTQGVFESLVLITTFTATVPYLLATAAQIYFLLSGQRERVHPGRLARDGVLAALAFGFSMWLVAGSGYAAVYQGVLFLFAGVLVYAAMSARKHRAAVSPAE; encoded by the coding sequence ATGACCAGCACCGCAACCCTGCCCGCCGAGGCCGCCGCACCCCCCGAGCAGGGCCGCGCCCCCCACGCGCGCCGCTTCGGCCTGCCCGTCGCGACCTGCCTGGTCATGGGCAACATCATCGGCGGCGGGATCTTCCTCCTCCCCGCCTCGGTGGCCCCCTTCGGCACCATCAGCCTCGTCGCCTTCGCCGTCCTCACCGCCGGCGCGATCGCCCTCGCCCTGGTCTTCGGCCGGCTCGCCGAACGCCACCCGCAGACCGGCGGCCCCTACGTCTACGCCCGCGCGGCCTTCGGCGACTTCGCCGGCTTCCTCGCCGCCTGGAGCTACTGGATCACCGCCTGGGTCTCGAACGCGGCCCTGGCCGTCGCGGCCGTCGGCTACCTCACGGTGCTGTTCCCCGCCGCGGGCGAGCACAAGTGGTCCATGTGCCTGGCCGCCCTCGCCGTCCAGTGGCTCCCGGCCCTCTCCAACCTGGCGGGCACCCGCTACGTCGGAGCGGTGCAAGTCGTCGCCACCGTACTGAAGTTCGCCCCGCTGCTCCTGGTGGCCGTCGGCGGGCTGTTCTTCTTCGACCCCGCCAACCTCGGCCCCTTCCGGGCCACCGAGCAGAGCGCGGCCGGCGCCGTCTCCGCCTCCGCGGCGATCCTGCTCTTCAGCTACCTCGGAGTCGAGTCCGCCACCGTCAGCGCGGGCGAGGTCCGCGACCCGGCCCGCAACGTCGGCCGGGCCACGGTCCTGGGCACCGTGGGCGCCGCCACCGTGTACCTGCTCGGCACGGTCGCCGTCTTCGGCCTGGTCGCCCACGACCGGCTGGTCTCCTCCACCGCTCCCTTCACCGACGCCGTCAACGCCATGTTCGGCGGTACCTGGGGCGGCACCGTGGTCGCCTGCGCCGCCGTGGTCTCGATGCTCGGCGCCCTCAACGGCTGGACCCTGCTCAGCGCGCAGACCCCGTACGCCGCCGCCAAGGACGGGCTCTTCCCGAAGGCCTTCGAGAGGAAGAAGCGCGGTGTCCCCGTCGTCGGCGTGGTCGTCACCGTCGCCCTGGCCTCCGCCCTCACCGTCTACAACTACACGGCCGGCACCCAGGGCGTCTTCGAGAGCCTGGTCCTGATCACCACCTTCACGGCGACCGTCCCCTACCTGCTGGCCACCGCCGCGCAGATCTACTTCCTGCTCTCCGGGCAGCGCGAGCGCGTCCACCCCGGCCGCCTGGCCCGCGACGGCGTCCTCGCCGCCCTCGCCTTCGGCTTCTCGATGTGGCTGGTCGCCGGCTCCGGCTACGCGGCCGTCTACCAGGGCGTCCTCTTCCTCTTCGCGGGCGTCCTCGTCTACGCCGCCATGTCCGCGCGCAAGCACCGCGCCGCCGTGTCACCCGCGGAGTAG
- a CDS encoding SRPBCC family protein — MSAFRKSIDIDRRPEDVYAYLTDPTHLPEWQDSAVSAVPVGNLPVHVGSLILVTRQIGRRRVPTTMEFVELDPPRSWHVHGVDGPVRPDVHGTVEPLDGGTRSRVTLDVDFEGHGLGRALVPLVVRPMVRKEMPRGEAKLKHLLETR, encoded by the coding sequence ATGTCCGCATTCAGGAAGAGCATCGACATCGACCGCAGGCCCGAGGACGTCTACGCGTACCTGACGGATCCCACGCACCTGCCGGAGTGGCAGGACAGCGCCGTGTCCGCCGTCCCGGTCGGAAACCTCCCCGTGCACGTCGGTTCGCTGATCCTCGTCACCCGGCAGATCGGCCGCCGGCGCGTCCCCACGACCATGGAGTTCGTGGAGCTCGACCCGCCGAGGAGCTGGCACGTGCACGGGGTCGACGGGCCGGTACGACCCGATGTGCACGGCACCGTCGAACCCCTCGACGGCGGCACCCGCTCCCGCGTCACCCTGGACGTCGACTTCGAGGGCCACGGCCTGGGCCGGGCCCTGGTACCCCTCGTGGTCAGGCCCATGGTCCGCAAGGAGATGCCCCGGGGCGAGGCGAAGCTCAAGCACCTCCTCGAAACCCGCTGA
- a CDS encoding ATP-binding protein: MQAAVTVTPAQIPELLLGLATVRPVFLWGAPGIGKSSLVRKFADALGLECVSLLGTQLAPEDLIGVPQIRDGRSVFCPPEAIARDEPYCLFLDELNAASPDVQKAFYSLILDRRIGSYELPAGSIVIGAGNRATDNALARPIASALVNRLTHVHLQASAGDWLVWAGEHGIHPWVTDYLTDRPDHLWSQPPKTEEPFSTPRSWHMLSDALHSFGPELDEQTLKVIAHGTLTPAHAVSFCGYAKIVRHSFGIEAIMKGDASWPTRPADRDLLYYLAEAFRGRLVKELPAQREHVSPALRQTAYRAKALLVQLAEISVEVAQTVIADDADGLPVLPSWFLVEAARDMPRLVEARR, encoded by the coding sequence GTGCAGGCCGCCGTCACCGTCACCCCCGCCCAGATCCCCGAACTGCTGCTCGGCCTCGCCACCGTCCGGCCGGTGTTCCTCTGGGGGGCTCCCGGCATCGGAAAGTCCTCGCTCGTAAGGAAGTTCGCCGACGCACTGGGGCTGGAGTGCGTCAGCCTGCTCGGCACCCAGCTCGCCCCCGAGGACCTGATCGGCGTCCCGCAGATCCGCGACGGCCGGTCCGTCTTCTGCCCGCCGGAGGCCATCGCCCGCGACGAGCCGTACTGCCTCTTCCTCGACGAGCTCAACGCCGCGAGCCCGGACGTCCAGAAGGCCTTCTACTCGCTGATCCTCGACCGCCGGATCGGCTCCTACGAGCTCCCGGCCGGCTCCATCGTCATCGGCGCGGGCAACCGGGCCACCGACAACGCGCTGGCCCGGCCGATCGCCTCCGCGCTGGTCAACCGCCTCACCCACGTCCACCTCCAGGCGTCCGCGGGGGACTGGCTGGTCTGGGCCGGCGAGCACGGCATCCACCCCTGGGTCACCGACTACCTCACCGACCGCCCCGACCACCTCTGGTCGCAGCCGCCCAAGACGGAGGAGCCCTTCTCCACCCCGCGCTCCTGGCACATGCTCTCCGACGCCCTGCACTCCTTCGGGCCGGAACTGGACGAGCAGACCCTCAAGGTGATCGCGCACGGCACCCTCACCCCCGCGCACGCCGTCTCCTTCTGCGGCTACGCCAAGATCGTGCGGCACAGCTTCGGCATCGAGGCGATCATGAAGGGCGACGCCTCCTGGCCCACCCGCCCCGCCGACCGCGACCTGCTCTACTACCTCGCCGAAGCCTTCCGGGGCCGCCTGGTCAAGGAGCTGCCCGCGCAGCGCGAGCACGTCTCGCCCGCCTTGCGCCAGACCGCCTACCGGGCCAAGGCACTGCTGGTCCAGCTCGCCGAGATCTCCGTGGAGGTGGCGCAGACCGTCATCGCCGACGACGCCGACGGCCTGCCCGTGCTGCCCTCCTGGTTCCTCGTGGAGGCCGCCCGGGACATGCCTCGCCTGGTCGAGGCCCGCCGGTGA
- a CDS encoding DUF2201 family putative metallopeptidase, whose translation MSGSRPRPKKKTQPDPAAQAFAEGLALVKRNPALAAVGGSVCEQPKCPGTPAAGLVAVDSNGVLHVRSGLRAEPRTWAWALAHALLHLGFGHVPAAAARDRVQPDRFDLAARCAVVNRFLLTQPSLRPPDDLPAEYPGGDEELLAARWRRDGIPAAYEVCGTAGDHPDQLLVTWHAWNSTAVPDWETAFAHALTRSVSAAMEVAGGRRDRITGERVAQRPWDRALNWFVSSYPLLGGLASGLKIVADAELARAQDIDVAAVSATAGEIYVNPLRSFEEGEWRFILAHEMLHAALRHGERRGARDPYLHNVAADYVVNGWLVEMGVGEMPAGLLYDAELRDLSVEEVYDRITADLRRMRRLATLRGKGRGDILGDPLPHPGSAPYTDLDEFYRRGLVQGFDLHTHGERGLLPAGLIQEIRALAHPPVPWDARLARWFDEYVPRPEPVRSFARPARRQASTPDIPRAGRHFPPEETARCTFGVVLDTSGSMNAALLGKALGAIASYAQARDVPAARVVFCDAAPYDAGYLPPTEIAGRVRVRGRGGTELQPGIDLLQRAEDFPPGAPVLVITDGWCDTLRIRREHAYLIPQGASLPFTPKGPVFRLT comes from the coding sequence GTGAGCGGGTCGCGCCCCCGGCCCAAGAAGAAGACCCAGCCCGACCCCGCAGCCCAGGCCTTCGCCGAGGGGCTCGCCCTGGTCAAGCGGAACCCGGCCCTCGCCGCCGTCGGCGGGAGCGTGTGCGAGCAGCCCAAGTGCCCCGGGACCCCCGCCGCGGGCCTGGTCGCCGTGGACTCCAACGGCGTCCTCCACGTCCGCTCCGGCCTGCGCGCCGAGCCCCGTACCTGGGCCTGGGCCCTCGCCCACGCCCTGCTCCACCTCGGCTTCGGCCACGTCCCCGCCGCGGCCGCCCGGGACCGCGTCCAGCCCGACCGCTTCGACCTCGCCGCCCGCTGCGCCGTCGTCAACCGCTTCCTGCTGACCCAGCCGTCCCTCCGGCCCCCGGACGACCTCCCGGCCGAGTACCCCGGCGGTGACGAGGAACTGCTCGCGGCCCGCTGGCGCCGGGACGGCATCCCCGCCGCCTACGAGGTCTGCGGCACCGCCGGCGACCACCCCGACCAGCTCCTGGTCACCTGGCACGCATGGAACTCCACCGCGGTGCCCGACTGGGAGACCGCCTTCGCGCACGCCCTGACCCGCAGCGTCTCCGCCGCCATGGAGGTCGCCGGCGGACGCCGCGACCGCATCACGGGGGAGCGCGTGGCGCAGCGCCCGTGGGACCGGGCGCTGAACTGGTTCGTCTCCTCGTACCCGCTCCTCGGCGGCCTGGCCAGCGGCCTGAAGATCGTCGCCGACGCGGAGCTGGCCCGCGCCCAGGACATCGACGTCGCCGCGGTCAGCGCCACCGCGGGGGAGATCTACGTCAACCCGCTGCGCAGCTTCGAGGAGGGGGAATGGCGGTTCATCCTGGCCCACGAGATGCTGCACGCCGCCCTGCGCCACGGCGAGCGGCGCGGCGCCCGGGACCCGTACCTGCACAACGTGGCCGCCGACTACGTGGTCAACGGCTGGCTCGTCGAGATGGGCGTCGGCGAGATGCCCGCCGGGCTGCTGTACGACGCGGAGCTGAGGGACCTGTCCGTCGAGGAGGTCTACGACCGGATCACCGCCGACCTGCGCCGGATGCGCCGCCTCGCCACCCTGCGCGGCAAGGGCCGCGGTGACATCCTGGGCGACCCGCTGCCCCACCCCGGCAGCGCGCCCTACACGGACCTGGACGAGTTCTACCGGCGCGGCCTGGTCCAGGGCTTCGACCTGCACACCCACGGGGAGCGCGGCCTGCTGCCGGCCGGGCTGATCCAGGAGATCCGGGCCCTGGCCCACCCGCCCGTGCCGTGGGACGCCCGGCTCGCCCGCTGGTTCGACGAGTACGTGCCGCGCCCCGAGCCCGTACGCAGCTTCGCGCGCCCGGCGCGCCGCCAGGCCTCCACCCCGGACATCCCGCGTGCGGGCCGCCACTTCCCGCCCGAGGAGACCGCCCGCTGCACCTTCGGCGTCGTGCTCGACACCTCGGGGTCGATGAACGCCGCCCTGCTCGGCAAGGCGCTCGGCGCGATCGCCTCGTACGCGCAGGCCCGCGACGTACCGGCGGCGCGCGTCGTCTTCTGCGACGCGGCGCCGTACGACGCCGGCTATCTGCCCCCGACCGAGATCGCGGGCCGGGTACGGGTCCGCGGACGCGGCGGTACCGAGCTGCAGCCGGGCATCGACCTGCTGCAGCGGGCGGAGGACTTCCCGCCGGGGGCCCCGGTGCTGGTGATCACGGACGGGTGGTGCGACACCCTGCGCATCCGGCGCGAACACGCCTACCTGATCCCCCAGGGCGCCTCCCTGCCGTTCACCCCCAAGGGCCCCGTCTTCCGCCTGACCTGA
- a CDS encoding RNA polymerase sigma factor, which translates to MSLSPSRTFPPEIAESEALVALVERGREQGHINGDDVRQAFEAGRIPVDQWKRVLRSLNQVLDEEGVALHVSAAPATKAAAKKPRKAAAAPARTVAKKATAAPRPIGARKTAATAAATAVTTATAISASSAAAIGDEASAEAAAEPKKRTVKKTAAKKTAVKKTAAKKTSAKDADEGETPVVEGEDWAAEDLVDEAEDEAPKAGGTQGFVLSDDDEDDAPAQTVMVAGATADPVKDYLKLIGKVPLLNAEQEVELAKRIEAGLFSEYKLEEEEDHKPAFKRELEILVEDGRRAKNHLLEANLRLVVSLAKRYTGRGMLFLDLIQEGNVGLIRAVEKFDYTKGFKFSTYATWWIRQAITRAMADQSRTIRIPVHMVEIINKLARVQRQMLQDLGREPTPEELGKELDMTPEKVIEVQKYGREPISLHTPLGEEGDSEFGDLIEDSEAVVPADAVSFTFLQEQLQSILGTLSEREAGVVSMRYGLNDGQPKTLDEIGRVYGVTRERIRQIESKTMSKLRHPSRSQVLRDYLD; encoded by the coding sequence GTGTCGCTCAGCCCGTCCCGTACGTTCCCTCCGGAGATCGCCGAATCCGAGGCCCTTGTCGCGCTCGTCGAGCGCGGCCGCGAGCAGGGTCACATCAACGGTGACGACGTGCGCCAGGCCTTCGAGGCCGGCCGCATCCCGGTGGACCAGTGGAAGCGGGTCCTGCGCAGCCTGAACCAGGTCCTGGACGAGGAGGGTGTCGCCCTTCACGTCAGCGCGGCCCCCGCCACCAAGGCTGCCGCCAAGAAGCCCCGCAAGGCTGCCGCCGCCCCGGCCCGCACCGTGGCCAAGAAGGCCACCGCCGCGCCGCGCCCCATCGGCGCCCGCAAGACCGCGGCCACCGCCGCGGCCACGGCTGTGACCACCGCCACGGCGATATCCGCTTCGTCGGCCGCCGCCATCGGGGACGAGGCGTCGGCCGAGGCCGCCGCCGAACCGAAGAAGCGCACGGTCAAGAAGACCGCCGCCAAGAAGACCGCCGTGAAGAAGACCGCGGCGAAGAAGACCAGCGCCAAGGACGCCGACGAGGGCGAGACCCCCGTCGTCGAGGGCGAGGACTGGGCTGCCGAGGACCTGGTCGACGAGGCCGAGGACGAGGCGCCCAAGGCCGGCGGCACCCAGGGCTTCGTCCTGTCCGACGACGACGAGGACGACGCCCCGGCGCAGACGGTCATGGTGGCCGGCGCCACCGCCGACCCCGTCAAGGACTACCTCAAGCTCATCGGCAAGGTGCCGCTCCTCAACGCCGAGCAGGAGGTGGAGCTCGCCAAGCGCATCGAGGCGGGTCTGTTCTCCGAGTACAAGCTCGAAGAGGAGGAGGACCACAAGCCCGCCTTCAAGCGCGAGCTGGAGATCCTGGTCGAGGACGGCCGCCGCGCGAAGAACCACCTGCTGGAGGCCAACCTCCGCCTCGTGGTCTCCCTCGCCAAGCGCTACACCGGCCGCGGCATGCTCTTCCTGGACCTGATCCAGGAGGGCAACGTCGGCCTGATCCGCGCCGTGGAGAAGTTCGACTACACCAAGGGCTTCAAGTTCTCCACGTACGCGACCTGGTGGATCCGCCAGGCGATCACGCGTGCCATGGCCGACCAGTCGCGCACCATCCGCATCCCCGTGCACATGGTCGAGATCATCAACAAGCTCGCCCGCGTGCAGCGCCAGATGCTCCAGGACCTGGGCCGTGAGCCCACCCCGGAGGAGCTGGGCAAGGAACTCGACATGACCCCCGAGAAGGTCATCGAGGTCCAGAAGTACGGCCGTGAGCCGATCTCCCTGCACACCCCCCTGGGCGAGGAGGGCGACAGCGAGTTCGGTGACCTCATCGAGGACTCCGAGGCGGTCGTCCCGGCGGACGCGGTCTCCTTCACGTTCCTCCAGGAGCAGCTCCAGTCCATCCTGGGCACGCTCTCGGAGCGCGAGGCGGGCGTGGTCTCCATGCGTTACGGCCTCAACGACGGCCAGCCGAAGACCCTGGACGAGATCGGCCGCGTGTACGGGGTCACCCGTGAGCGCATCCGCCAGATCGAGTCCAAGACCATGTCGAAGCTGCGCCACCCGTCGCGTTCGCAGGTGCTGCGCGACTACCTCGACTGA
- a CDS encoding methyltransferase domain-containing protein — protein sequence MTRTFDHLVAEAESVSVDGWDFSWLDGRATEQRPSWGYQRLMAQRLAQVRSALDIQTGGGEVLAGCAPLPPLTAATESWPPNVEKATRLLHPLGAVVVADFDEPPLPFGDAAFELVTSRHPVTIWWEEIARVLTPGGRYLSQQVGPASVFELVEYFLGPQPEEVRRARHPDDAVADATAAGLEVLDLRSERLRAEFHDIGAVIYFLRKVIWMVPGFTVGQYRDRLRELHERIEREGPFVAHTARFLIEARKTG from the coding sequence ATGACGCGTACTTTCGACCACCTTGTCGCCGAGGCCGAGTCCGTCTCCGTGGACGGCTGGGACTTCTCCTGGCTCGACGGCCGGGCCACCGAGCAGCGCCCTTCCTGGGGGTATCAGCGGTTGATGGCCCAGCGCCTGGCCCAGGTCCGGTCGGCGCTGGACATCCAGACCGGCGGCGGTGAGGTCCTGGCCGGGTGCGCTCCGCTGCCGCCGCTGACGGCCGCCACCGAGTCCTGGCCGCCCAATGTCGAGAAGGCGACGCGGCTGCTGCACCCGCTGGGCGCGGTGGTGGTCGCCGACTTCGACGAGCCGCCGCTGCCCTTCGGCGACGCGGCCTTCGAGCTGGTGACCAGCCGGCACCCGGTGACCATCTGGTGGGAGGAGATCGCGCGGGTGCTGACGCCGGGCGGCCGCTACCTCTCGCAGCAGGTCGGGCCGGCCAGCGTCTTCGAGCTCGTCGAGTACTTCCTCGGCCCGCAGCCGGAGGAGGTCCGGCGCGCCCGGCACCCCGACGACGCGGTCGCCGACGCCACCGCGGCCGGCCTCGAAGTGCTCGATCTGCGCTCCGAACGACTGCGCGCGGAGTTCCACGACATCGGAGCCGTGATCTACTTTCTACGGAAGGTGATCTGGATGGTGCCCGGCTTCACGGTCGGGCAGTACCGGGACCGGTTGCGCGAGCTCCACGAACGGATCGAACGCGAAGGTCCGTTCGTCGCTCACACCGCCCGCTTCCTCATCGAAGCCCGCAAAACGGGCTGA